CCTTGTGAATTTTTCCACAAAATCTACACTGATGTAACACACTTTTTGTAACTCCCTTCTTGGGAGCTTTATTAGACTTAGACTTCTTTACGGATCTTGGATTCATATCCAACCCCCTCCTTTCTTCCATCTCTTGTAGTATGCTGTCTTTCAATTCAGCCATCATATCGTTCACCACCGGCACGATTGTGGTTTGTAATCTATCAATATACTGTGATAGACTATTTTCTAGAGCTTTTCCGACCTCCTCGGAAATCTTAGCTTTCATATGTTCAGTCAATTGAGATGTCGAATCATCTCCGGTTACTCCGGACATTTCTTTAACTGAAACATCCATCACGATTTATCAATAATTATTTaattcatttccatcttattaTACGGAAATTTATATCACTCTTACTCAATCATAAATAATGTATTATTCTTTTTCGGTTTGGTCAAGTATATATCTTGCCTTACCTTTCTTACTTAGTGTATTTTCCCGGGTTCGAGCGTATTCATACACTCCTCCCATCTTTCCGTCATCTTGAAATTGAAATGTTTACATTGATTATTAAACATCTCATTTATaacatagctttgtttgtttcggtttagccaagttcgtAACTTGCTTTGACCATTCTAATTTAGTGCACTTTCCGAGTTTGAGTGTATTAACACGCTCTTCCCGTACACATTTATTTCCATTTCTTTCACTTACATTGAATAAGATCTACTgaaataaataattaatcctTACCGGACgattgatcaagcttgaaccgaagactttgttgacaaccttaagctctgattaccaacttgtaacacccatcTAATTACTACTCGAATTTAACAATAATTCATAAGAATTATATAAAAGATGACCCTTTTTTTTGGTAACAAACATTAGTCAACTATCGACTAATTTAAACATTCATGAATTGTTTTAAAAACTGGTTACATCAtaaacattgtctaaacaaggTTAGGTttaacgcggaagcttcaaaagttcgtgttcggttcttcaaaagaTACTTGATCATTGTCCACCTACTAGTAATACATGAAACTGGAGATTTTAAACAAATCTTAGCATTAAAATTCTTAGAAATATTTCTTAATCGAAACTACGCTTAAAACGAATTCGATCAGCTAGGATATAAAAGAATTAGACACAAATGTTTAAggtctaccgtaacttacggtaccaccgtaagttacggtggttgCTGAAAAACCCAGATCTGTCGTAAGACAGTAAAGGACTGCCGTAAGTCTTTTTatgtctaccgtaagttacggtaccaccgtaacttacggtgttcCCTGTAAGTTcatgatttgtttgtttgtttgtttgattcgGCTAAACCAAATCCTCGGATATCTCGTTCTATCAAACCAATAAGTTAATTTCTCGCATTCTATTATGTCCTTTAtcaattaagacaaaggccagTTAACTATATTACGAAACATTTGCCACGCATAaattgattattcgacccgtccTAACTTTACTCATTTCACTATCATATAACTAGGAAGCTTATGGCACTTTAtacccaacatccggggcttGTTATCACCCGCATTTCTTTACCGATCTCATGGCTTAATGCTCTTGTGATTGTTATCGCCCTTTTTACTCTCTAAAACACTAGTACAATAATTTACACCATAATTCaacccgtttggtttgtcgagtgaattccatcactccTTAGACTTACCAAAGGGTTTCAATTTCACTATTTCGACATTATACCTATTTCAACTatttcttttgacccgtttggtttgtcgagtgaattccatcacttcttaGACTTACCAAACGCAACTATTTTCGCCATAACAACATTAGACTTATTTACGACTAGGCTTATCTACGTAAGTGTAACGAGACgacaagtcgcgtacctttagagcacacccttcaaacgcgtatccgttccggcttgtccgcttgacgatccggattcttTGCCTAAAGAGTCCAATTCACAATCAACTTAGAACTCTTTTCATAATCATTAACGCATAATTCTCTATaataatcaaatctgcgttttcatctgatttttaacattttaatccccacttaggcattttaacaaacgcCTAGCGGGTCAGCTTTTTACATCATCAaaatcaagttcatgacttgtaatAATCATCTAAATCAACTTCAATTAGTCACATTTACACATGTTTTAACTTCCAAATTTCAGAAGTACCTCATAAAACTCagattacactagaacaagaATCATGATCTTAGTGTTTACCAAGTTTCTACAACTtattaatcacctacaatggtgattatgaaccCTACAAGTATCATGCAAGATTTTGACAAGAATCatatagggtttatccctaaacATCATACTTTTTCTGAAATCACTTTCTATGATTAAATTACACTGGAATAAtcattctaaaccctagtgttcatcattaTCTTGTAAAACCCATAACCCACCTTCAATGTGTTCATGGGATTTCCTGAATTTGGACATGATTTCACAtgtagttgtctaggttttacttcTAGACACCATCTCATCACTAAGCTAACCAAATCACAAACATGCATCATCTAATTTCAgatttcccaatttcatgagaatttcaaacagagaattaacaccaaattttacataccttgtaacccccttgtgatgaggatcactaatctatgttcggattttgatttggacTGAGTTTGATCCTTCAATTTAGAGATTTATTCTGAACTAGGGTTTTGTTGGAGCTTGGGGTCGCCCCTGCTCTCTGGTCGATCTCCACCAAACACAGACCAaatgtgtttgtgttttatttatttagattttattaatattagtttCATTTTGATCACACTTGGTCCCTAAACTTTCCTTTGGTTCAATTTTAGCGTTTTAACCCATTTGTAGGTTACTACAAGGCTTTCACCTAACTGGGTTATTTTAAATCCTAGTTAGTTAACTAGTTTATTTATTCACTTTATATAAAACGAATAAATAATTTGCatttttcggggtgttacaaatacTCTGCCCTAATTTGGATCCAATTGTAGTTCGCAAGAATCGAATTCAAAGGTACTTCAATAGGTTCCATAGCTCCCGGTTTTGAGGTTCATATCTCTTATTTTTATTCAGTTGTGCAACTTTACGTAAGCGTTTTAGGATTGCTTATTTAACTCCAAAAGCGTTTTGTTGGTAAAAGTGCTTATTAACTTATGGaataggatcaaatacaaaccacatttcgcatacaaactgtaagaaccatttaaaaagtgtcacgtggcatccaaccaattatagataaatgataaaataatatcctaaataatatcaattatattgaattccctataaatatgctaacaagcaattgattgtttatttgaatcttcattttgttttcaatgtgctgattaagaaaagtgcagatatcattcaaatatgtgctaaaatcaactatcttgattaattttcatgtgctaatataattcaaaagtgctacttttatgtatgtattgttttggtatgtgctaatttaactttttttaagtgctaggatctgttcttacggtttgtaggataaatatggtttgtaccggAACCAACCCCATTAACTTATtagtttttcaaaagaaaattttaaaaaagtgtttgaaTTAGCTTTTGTGGAGAAAAAAGCTAGTAAGTCAGTAAGTTGATTTCAAAAAAGTGATTGACTTAGCTTATTCATGTAAAATGTAAGACCCTTACTAATTTAACAATACTTCATAGGGATGAGCAAATCTttcccggtaccggtaccgaatttaccgaaccgggtactTTTTCGGTACCGATTTTTAGCATttccggtaccggttcggtacggGTCCGGTatggtaccggttcggtaccggtatttacaggtttttaccctcaaataccggtaccgtaccggtaccgaaccgggtatattcggtactgataccggtacccacttttggggattttcggcACCGGttctttcggtaccggtaccggttcgaTACCGGACGGTACCTAGCTCATCCCTAATACTTCATCATTTAAAGTTTGCACTTTACGACAAAAATTccgttttacaaaaacatttaCATCACAATGTTCACCTTTGTTTAAAACATTCAAAATACAGTTACTAAGTGTTTTCACAATTCCAAATATCAAAACTAAACAAGATCAACGCGGAAGCTTCATctaacgtgtgttcggttcttgcacgatgcttgatcttcatcccaAAAGTTTATAACATTCACCTATAGTCAAAACCATCATAAACATTAGATATGATAGTTTTAAAACATATTTTATCAAGTTCGGAAAGCAAAGTAAACAACATAagtgtttgtgccagttcaaggGGGCCTCGCAGGACGCGACCGACACCACCCCAAgccttcgcggggcgcgacaggcCCTGGCGGGGCGCAACCGAGTTTGTTTAAtgcgtcgcggggcgcgacaggcTTGTTTCGACATAAAGTTTCTTTCTTTGGAGCTGCGTTTGCCCAGCTATGACAATTTCCACATTTTAACTCATAACTTGCACAATTCAAGTCCGTTTTACACGAAACTTGTTTCTAACGTGTAATACATTTAACTAAGTATTTAACACTCCGGGTTCATTAAATTTTGATTTATAAGCTTACAACTTACAAATCCTATagaattattcgacccattatGATTTTAACATTTTTTTCTCGCATCTTATGACCAAGGTTAAAGCCTTGTTCATTTTACCCATTTCCCGGGCTCAATAACACTAGCGTATTCGCTCCCACTACATGGTTTGCATACGCATTTATATCCGCTTGACTAACTTGATTCAAGCATCAATTTTTCCGCCTTTAACTTAAAGAACCTCTAATTCTCTAAGTTTCGCTCCCAACTAAAGTTCATCAATCTAAATTTAGCATTTCCGATACTCGGCTTACGCATCTAATTCACCGGTTTATTTCGTGACCTTCTAATCACTTAAAACCAACATTTAGCTAATCACtttttttgacccgtttggttgtctaaATGAAATCTATCACTTTATTGACATACCAAACGCAACCACTTTCGCTATATTAAAACATTAAACAAAGCTACGACTAAACTTGTCTATAAAAATGTGTCGAAACCACAAGTCATGTATTAAATCTTATGCTTCAAGCGCGCGTCTGTTCCAACTTGACCGCTTGAAGATTCACCCgctttgcctatagagttcaatcaacaTCATGTTTAGAACTCGTATTATCACATCATGTTTCATAATTTCAACATATCAACATTCATTTAGACATTTTAACAAGCACCTTACGGGCAAGATTCTTATGCATCTTTTATCTAATTcatggttattcttttaaccaagTTTTGATATCATAATCAAACCCttatgtctagtgttcatgaacaaTATCTAGAACTTGCATCATAACATCAATTTTCACAATTTAACACTCAAATTCATGTGTTCATCATATTATCATAAAAACCCACTTAACACATTTAAGGGTAATCATTCAATCTCTAGTTTATGACactaattcatcaagttttcatctagggtttgtttctagACATAGATTCAACACAATTTCACTAATACATTCAACATTCACTCTTGAATTTCATTTATGAATGTTTATCCAAATTTCAAAATATTACCAAATgacaaaattcaacataccttgtgatctcctagcttgggtgatcacaGATTTAGTTAAAACCCCAACTCTTAGCTTGATTTCCCTTTGATTTGTTGATTTTTTGTGAGTTTAGGGTTTCTGAAGAACCCCTTTGTTCTCCTCGATAGATcgaccaaacacacacacacacatgtgtgtgtgttttagtgtTTATTTGTTTCAATTAAAAACATCTTTGCcccttttagtccctcaagtttgaaAGTTATTTTAGAAGGTGCATTTATTCATATTTTTCCCTTGGTATCTACTAACATttagttaactaggttatttattcctagttacaTTACCCTTGGTTATGACCaacatatataatttatataaatttCTAATATTTTTGGCGTGTTACATAAAATTACCAAAAATGACATTCTTATATATTTAAAACCGTTTACTACTTTTACATATAATATTATATAGTTACCAATGTTTTTCGTGATGGTACACTAGACAGAATAAGTAGTGGTCGTGTGGCGGTGTGTGCGGGTGAAGGTGGTGGGGGTGGCAGGTGATGGTGGATAGTGGTCGGGTGAAGGTGGCAGGGGCGGTCGTGGGTACGACGGTTATGGTGGATGGTGGTCGGGTCAATTTGGTAGGGAGAAGATtggataaaattgactaaaatactcttcccctttatttttaaattttgacacatgtcataatcctattgcttcctatcctttCTAGCCAAactaaacttcctatttgatcatCTCCATatacatcaaagttcatttttttcAATAACATATATTGATGAGTGTGTGTTAATTGATTACATTATTAATATTCAAGCTGTTTAATACACGTGTTTATTAAATCTTGTAATGAACGAGTTTTTAataatgtaacttttttattacttggtatataaaattatatttatccaGCCCGTGTAATAGACGGTTCCAAACCTAGTTTAAATACAAACTCAATCAAATAGGAATCATGTTGATCAATTTTCAAGTTAGtaggggtaagatcaaataaaaagtttattttgccaaAGTAGGATGAGAAaaaaatcttaaccattcatttttaaatcaatggttaagatgaaagtgtaggagAAAGGATGAGTGCACAGGTATATTGGGAAAATCCTATTTATGGACTTTCTTTTTCCACATGTAAGGCACATGCATATTCTACCCccattttttttaactttcataacttttttatacgacattatattttcataaaaatttcactgtaaaatcgagcgtctttttatctttaatttgagtaccatattgctatataaaatatgaagactaaaaaacccactaaaatgtgttgtatttctatgttagtaaaacattttttgtgctggatttttttactatatttttgtgctaaTTTTTTTGTGCTGAACtttttgtcttaatttttttttcacaattttttgtacttgatttttttgtactacatttttttgctgaattttttgtgctatattttttgtactagatttttttgtgatatatttttttgtactacattttttgtgctatatttttttttgtactagattttttgtgctagattttttttgtactagattttttttgttgtatttttaaaaaacaaaaggggtgcCACATATTActttcactcctatttataaggaaCAAAATGCCCTTCATTCCTACTTATTAGAAGTGTCGCATGTTATCATCACAATTCTTCTTAGGttacttaggcaaaatccactttttaaTGCATCCTTCCCCTTACTGTCCAAACAACGTTTCGAATTCAAATTTCAGATAGAATGTGGGTTTATTATTTCAGACTAAtccgtgtttttttttttttttggattccTTTTCAAATTACATCCTTTTTAACagtttttttcttcttttcaaattACATCCTCCTTAACAGTTTTCAAACTGCATAGACTTACATAACCACCAATGTTGGGTTGGAGCCCAAATTGAAAGACTTAAAGGCCCATTAACATTCAAGACTTTATTTTGTAGGCTTTTATGTTCTCTACTAATCAAACTACATAGACTTACATAACCACCAATGTTGGGTTGGAGCCCAAATTGAAAGACTTAAAGGCCCATTAACATTCAAGACTTTATTTTGTAGGCTTTTGTGTTCTCTACTAATCTTCAACAACATCAATAGATTCTTTTCATAGTTAATTTTAATCCTTCAACATACCATAAAAAGCCAAAACTACATTACATTCAATGGTTTATTAACTTAATAGCCAATAAACGTTTGACTCAACTTCAACAACATAGAAAATTTAACACATAATTAATCCAACTTTCAAATTGTTGGTTCAAAATAAACCACTAAACAATCGCCATTTTCCACGTCATCATAAACTTTTTACCGACCGGTATTTCCAACCCCTTAACTTCAACCATCTTACTCTTCTTACTACCTTTACCAACTTTCATCTCATCAAAAAACAAATGATCCGTTTCAACCAACTCCACCGTCAACACGTCACCACCGGCACCACCCTCAACCTCCACCGCAACCCCACCGCGAACGCCAGTCAACCCAAGAACCGTAACTTTCTCAATAACCAACCCTTTCTCAATAGCAAACTTACCCTCCTCAACATTTGACCACACCTTCACAAGCCCATTTTCAGCCTTTGCGCTAAACTCGACATATGACGATTGCCCGTTTCCTAGTTGCATCTCCGGAAGCTCGTCGTTATCGATATAAAGTTTCCCCTTCGCTTCGCCTTCCGTGGCCCCCGCTGGAAATGTTACAATTAAAGTAAACGGTGTCGTTTTTGCTTCTTTTGATATCAATCCTCCCCTTTGCATGGGGAGAATAGTGTTTTGGTACAAATGCACATTGATAACGTGTAATGGGGCATCCATTGAGAAAGATTCGGTCTCTTTTGCAACGACTACTCGGCTTAAATCAAACAAATTGTACCATGTTCCGGGAGGGAACATCACGCTGATTTTGGTTTGGTGTTTGTCGAGAACGGGTGATACCATTAGACTACTTCCGAGGAGAAATTGTGTGCTCAATTCATATAGTTTGGCGATGTTTGGGAACGAAAAGAAGACGGGTCGGGCTATTGGTGCACCGGTGGTGTGCGCCTCGTAGGTTAACGTGTACAAGTAGGGAAGTAGCTTGTACCGCATACCTAACGCGTTTTTAGCCGATTTTGCGACGGATTTCCATTGGTAAAGTTCTTGTCTTGGTGAATAGTAATTCGCGTGGTCACGCGAAAACGGGTAAAACGCACCCAATTCGATCCAACGGTTGCATAGCTCTTCGGTTGGGGCGGGGTAAAACCCGCATATGTCCGACCCGACCATAGGGATACCGAAGATACCGAAATTTAACATGGTGGAGATTGAGTATTTAAGATCGTCCCACGTCCCCTTGTTGTCTCCGGTCCAATGGGCTGCGTAATGGCCCGATCCAACAAACGTGGATCGGGTCAAGATAAACGGGCGTTTGCCTTGAAGACCTTGAAGGCCTTTGTGTGTAGCAATCGTTTGCGAAAACCCGTATATGCTATGGGCATCGTACTCCCGAACCCCGTTATAGTGAACTGCGCTAGTCGCGATAGTTTTATACCCGATTGGAACTTGCGTCCCCGACGCATTAATCTTGTAAGGCGGTTCATCCCATCTTGTTTTCGTTATGTTTTTGCATTCCAAACAACAAATCCATCCGGGCCCGGTACCACTCGGGCACTGCTTCCCTTTAGGAATCGAGCACAAGCCCGAACAAAAATTCGAAGCCTCGTTCATGTCAATCCATAGCCCGTCCACTGGCACGAGCTCATGAAACCTCCGGATTTCATCAACCCACCACGTGACAGTTTTCGGGTTGAGGAAATCCGGGAAGTTAACGGGCCCGGGCCAGACTTGGGCTAGATACGGTTTACCTTCGTATTTGATGAAGACGTCGTTAGCGAGCCCGCGTTGGTAAGTACCATAACTGGAATTTACTCCAATTCCAGGGTCAATAATGACAATGTACTTCATGCCACGAGAATGTATCTTGTTTAAAAAGTTAATCAATTTTGGATGAGGGTAATTTTTGGAATTAAGAGTGAAATCTTTGTGACCGTCCATGTGATCATCATCGTTCCAAATGACGTCAAGTGGAATTTCTGCTTTTTTATAATTTTCCACAACATCTTCGACTACTGAAAGATTATGGTATCCCCATCTGCATTGGTGGAAACCTACATTGTATAAATAAATTGTTGTTAAAATAATtgtataagtttttattattattatttttatttatgatCAATTATTGGTTTGAAATAGATATTTTTGACCATTAATttgagaacatgttttaaaagatGGTGACCTACAGACATGTGTCCCTTGTATGGGCAATGTGTGATTAGAAAACAAGAAAATCATTAAAGATTTTTGTTTGCTAGGGAACCAATCTTTTAATTGTCTTTAATAGTAGAACATTATTGGATAGATATGAAATCAtagaaatgtaaaaaaaaaatggtGAAACTATATTTAGTGTTTTAGAATACAAAAATTGGTATGTATGATGATTGATGAATATTTTTCTAACCTATGGAATGAAAAATCATATAACTTATATCAGAATGAATACTCAATACAATA
This is a stretch of genomic DNA from Helianthus annuus cultivar XRQ/B chromosome 16, HanXRQr2.0-SUNRISE, whole genome shotgun sequence. It encodes these proteins:
- the LOC110915112 gene encoding alpha-xylosidase 1; the protein is MISSLRSLLYLAVVLVILACIEAAAPTQIGNGYRLISVDKTSDGALIGHLQVNRKNNIYGPDIPLLHLYVKHETNDRLRVHITDAQHQRWEVPYNLLPRQQPPTPSKQTTQTSITSTEFAGNELIFTYTPNPFSFSITRKSNGETLFNSTPDGSNTYTSLVFKDQYLEISTQLPKTASLYGLGENTQPHGIKLYPNDPYTLWTTDQSAINLNMDLYGSHPVYMDVRNVGGEANVHGVLLLNSDGMDVVYRGTSLTYKVIGGVFDFYFFAGPSPLAVVDQYTQLVGRPAPMPYWSLGFHQCRWGYHNLSVVEDVVENYKKAEIPLDVIWNDDDHMDGHKDFTLNSKNYPHPKLINFLNKIHSRGMKYIVIIDPGIGVNSSYGTYQRGLANDVFIKYEGKPYLAQVWPGPVNFPDFLNPKTVTWWVDEIRRFHELVPVDGLWIDMNEASNFCSGLCSIPKGKQCPSGTGPGWICCLECKNITKTRWDEPPYKINASGTQVPIGYKTIATSAVHYNGVREYDAHSIYGFSQTIATHKGLQGLQGKRPFILTRSTFVGSGHYAAHWTGDNKGTWDDLKYSISTMLNFGIFGIPMVGSDICGFYPAPTEELCNRWIELGAFYPFSRDHANYYSPRQELYQWKSVAKSAKNALGMRYKLLPYLYTLTYEAHTTGAPIARPVFFSFPNIAKLYELSTQFLLGSSLMVSPVLDKHQTKISVMFPPGTWYNLFDLSRVVVAKETESFSMDAPLHVINVHLYQNTILPMQRGGLISKEAKTTPFTLIVTFPAGATEGEAKGKLYIDNDELPEMQLGNGQSSYVEFSAKAENGLVKVWSNVEEGKFAIEKGLVIEKVTVLGLTGVRGGVAVEVEGGAGGDVLTVELVETDHLFFDEMKVGKGSKKSKMVEVKGLEIPVGKKFMMTWKMAIV